The following is a genomic window from Crossiella equi.
ATCTTCGTCGGTCTGGGCTGGGCGCTGTTCGCGCTGGGCCTGGGATGGCTGCTGGGCAACGGGTACCTCGACGTGCGGGTCGCCGGGAACGGCACGATCTCGATCCCGGTGCTGGGGTCGCTGGTCGCCGCGGTGGTGGCGCTGGTGCTCACCCGCTGGGTGCCGCCCCGGCTGCCGGAGGGCTTCCCCGGGGAGGTCGCCGCCCAGCCGCGGGTCGGCCGCCAGGCCGCGTTCCTGACCGGGATCGCGCTGCTGTTCCCGGCGCTGCTCTGGGCGGTGCCCGGACTGGGGCGGGACGTGGGCTACCTCGGCCTGAAGCTGCTGCTGTTCTTCGCGCTGCCGCTCGTGGTGCTGGCCTGCACCGGGGGCATCCGGCTGCCCACGATCCGGCCGACCGGGCGGTGGCGGTGGCTCGGCCCCGCGGTCGTCGGCGTGGTGTTCCTCGCGGTCCTGCAGGGCTGGCCGTGGACCCCTTCGCAGCCCGGGATCGTGGGCGACCCGGTGGAGCTGCTCGTCGGGGTGGTGCTGGTCTTCCTCACCGCGAGCGTGGGGGAGGAGCTGTTCTACCGGTACCTGCTCCAGACCCGGCTGGAGGCGCGCCTCGGCCGCTGGCCGGGCATCCTGGCCAGCTCACTGCTGTTCCCGCTGATGCACCTGCCCACCCGGCTCCTGGTCTTCGACCTGGCCACGGGAGTGGCCGCCGTGGTGGTCGTGCAGGGCACGTTCGGGCTGGTCATGGGCTACCTGTGGAGCCGGTACCGCAACTTCTGGGCCCTGGTGGCCGTGCACGCGGGCGTCAACCACCTCAGCCTGCTCTGGCTCATGTGAACGGGCGACGGGCCCGGAGCGATCCGCCCCGGGCCCGTGCAACGTTTGCGCGCTCAGGCGACCTTGTACGGCTCCGCCTTGAGCAGGGTGACCTTCATGGTGCTGCCGTTCGGGGTGGCGTACTCGCGGCTCTCGCCCACCTTGGCGTCCATCAGCGCGGCGCCCAGCGGGGAGTGCGGGGAGTAGACCTCGAGGTCGCCGTGCGAGCCCTCCTCGCGGGTGGCCAGCAGGAACGTCTCGGTGTCGTCGTCGCCGTCGTAGCGGATGGTGACGACCATGCCGGGCTGTGCGACACCCGACTGGGTCGGCGCCTCGCCGACCTTGGCCGTGCGGAGCAGCTCCTGGAGCTGCCTGATCCGGGCCTCCTGCTTGCCCTGCTCCTCGCGGGCGGCGTGGTAGCCGCCGTTCTCGCGCAGGTCGCCCTCCTCGCGGCGGGCGTTGATCTCCGCGGCGATGACCGGGCGGTTGGCAATGAGCTCGTCCAGCTCGTTCTTGAGCCGCCCGAAAGCATCCTGGGTCAGCCAGGTCACGGTCTCAGCCACGGTCACCACTCCTCGTCTCCTCCAGGCCCACGGCTGTGGGCTGGTCGCTCCCGGCAGGCTGCACCAGGAAACGGAAAAACACGGCCCGCGCCGGGGCCGTGCTGTCAGGCGAGGGTAACACGGTTACGGGTTCAGTGGGCGTGAATTACGCCTGGTGATGACCGCTGACAGGGGCAGTTCACCCGCTTGGCCGCGCGGTGCTCGACAAGTACTCGGGGACCTGGTAAGAGCACCCGAACACCACGCCGGTGACCGCCAGCCGGGAGGTGCGGACCACTGTGGTCTCGACCACGGTGTCGCGGCTCGGGGTCACCAGCACCTCGCGCCGGCCGACCTCGTCGCCGTCCTCCGAGCGGGCCCGCACGATGCACACCGCGGCGCGCTCCGGGGTCTGCCGGGCCACCTGGAAGCTGATCTCCACGGATGTGTTGTCGAGCACCCGGTAGGCCGTCTGCTTGCCCTCGATGGGCGTGGTGCCGAGGTTCTGGTAGCCCACGACGGCGAGCACGCCGCCGACCGCCACGGCCGTGACCAGCAGTGCGAGCCGCACCCACGGGGGTGTCCTTCGATCGGAGGACCGGCCGTAGCGGCCCTCCGGGAGCGGACGCTCGCCCATGGCTGCGGACCTCCTGGCCAGAACTGTCGTACCGAGGGGGAACAATGGGCGGGAACGCCCGCGTTGAGTATCCATGACCGCCAGCTGAGGCTGACGCGGGCTGCCCCGGTGCCGCTGGGGGCGCGCCGGATGACCGAGAGGACCAGGGAAGACCCATGGCAGAGAAGCTCCGCCTGATGACGGTGCACGCCCATCCGGACGACGAGTCGAGCAAGGGCGCCGCCACCACCGCGAAGCTGGTGGCCGACGGCCACGAGGTCATGGTCGTCACGTGCACCGGTGGCGAGCGCGGCAGCATCCTCAACCCGGCGATGGACCGCCCGGAGGTCGTGGAGAACCTGGCCAAGGTGCGCCACGAGGAGATGGCGCGCGCCGCCGAGATCCTCAAGGTGCAGCACCGCTGGCTGCCCTACGTCGACTCCGGCCTGCCCGAGGGCGACCCGCTGCCGCCGCTGCCGGAGGGCTGCTTCGCGCTGGTCCCGCTGGAGGAGTCCACCGCGGAGCTGGTCAAGGTCGTGCGCGAGTTCCGCCCGCACGTCATCGTCACCTACGACGAGAACGGCGGTTACCCGCACCCGGACCACATCCGCTGCCACGAGGTCAGCGTCGCGGCCTTCGAGGCGGCGGGCGACCCGGACCGCTTCCCCGAGGCGGGCGAGCCCTGGCAGCCGCTCAAGCTCTACTACTCCCACGGCTTCTCCCGGGCCAAGCTCATGGCCTTCAACGAGGCCATGGAGGCCCGCGGCCTGGAGTCGCCGTACGTCGAGTGGCTCAAGAACTGGCCCGCCGACCGCCCGGACGTCATGGAGCGGGTGACCACCCAGGTGGAGTGCGGGGAGTACTTTGAGATCCGGGACGAGGCGCTGAAGGCGCACGCCACCCAGATCGACCCGACCAGCAGGTGGTTCGCGGTCCCGCTCGACCTGCAGCGGGAGGTGTGGCCCACCGAGGAGTACGAGTTGGCCCGCTCGCTGGTCGACACGACCCTGCCGGAGGACGACCTGTTCGCCGGTGTCCTGACCCAGGTGCGTACATGAGCTTGCTTGACACGACGGTTGGCCACCACGAGACCACCGCTCTGGTGGTGGCCCAGCCGAAACAGCCGGACGACCCCGGCGGCCGCGGCGAGGACTTCGGCAAGTCCAGCCCGGTGGCCCTCGTCCTGCTGATCCTGTTCTTCGTCGCGGTCGGCTTCCTGGTGCGCTCGATGAACAAGCACCTGCGCAAGCTCCCGGCCAGCTTCGACAAGGACGCCCCGGAGGCGGAGACCCCCGCCGAGGCGACCGAGGAGCCCAAGGCGAAGACCGCCCCGGAGGCCTGATCCCGGGAGCACCCAGCCCGCGCCGGACCGGCGCGGGCTTCGGCGTGCCCGGGCCCGGCTCAGCTCGGCCGCGAGGCCACCACCAGCGCGTGCAGCTCGTCGTGCGCGGTCGGCTCGGTCGGCAGCGAGCTCGCCTGTTCGGCCAGGTCCAGGCGTTCCAGCCCGTCCAGCACGTCCTCGGCCAGGGCCTCCTCCGACGGCGCGCCCGGCACGTCCGCCAGCGGCCGGTGCTCGCCCTCGACCTTGGCCGCGATGAGCTCCGGCAGGTACGCGGGCCCGCCCTGGGCCGCCAGCAGCGACGGCAGGTGGGCCAGCACCTGGCCGGTGCGCATCAGGTGCATCCCGGTGAGCAGCGCGCGGAAGGTGTAGAGCAGCGGTTTCAGCTCGCCGTTGCGCTCGAAGAGCCGCCACTGGTTCTTCGCGAAGCCCCGGTAGTGGTTGGCGTGCTGGCTGGTCAGGAATTTCGGCGCCAGGCCGACCAGCTGCTGGTGCAGCTCGGTGCTGTGCACGACCAGCGGGGAGAGCAGCTGCTCAGCCACGTAACCGTTGGGGCGCAACAACAACCGGGCGAACTTGGCGATGTCGTGGGTGACCAGGTCCAGCTCGGTGCCCTCGTGCTCCCACATCCGCTCGACCGTCTCCGGCCCGTACCGCAGGCCGGTCAGCTCGCTCGCGGCCAGCACGTGCACGCCCCGCAGGTCCACGTCCGAGTCCTTGGACGGGAACCCGTACAGGTGCGCGCCGGAGACGGTGGCGAAGACCACCGGGCGCTCGGCCTCGGCGACGATCGCCGCCAGCAGTGCGTAGTCGAGGTTCACGTCAGCTTCCCTTCCACGGACCGGCGGCGCACCGACACCAGCCACCGCTCCACCGCCGCGCGGTCGGGCATCGGGGCCAGCGGACTGTCCGCCTCGGCCAGCTCGATGTCGGCGAACAGGCCGACCGCGCGCGTGCGCACGGTGTCCCAGTCGCGTTCACCGGCCTTGACCGACAGCAGCTCCTCGCGGTGCGCCCGCGCGTCGACCACCAGCTCGCCGGTGCGCACCAGGTGCTCGCCGACCAGCAGCAGGCGCAGGCTGTGCATGACCTGCTTCCACTTCAGCTCACCGCCCTCGGCCAGCGCGGCGGCGGCCCGGGTGAGCTGCTGCTCGGTGGCCCGGCGGAAGGACTTCACCGCGCGCTGGGACAGGAACGCGGGCAGCAGCTCCCGCAGCTCCCGTCCCGCGTCGGTGCACTCCTCCACCAGGGGCGTGACCAGCAGCTCCAGCACGGTCGGGTTGGCCTTGAGCGCCAGCAGGCAGAAGTGCTCCACCTCCCAGCTCAACCGCTCCGGCTGCGGCCCCTCCACGCTGTCCGGCGGCTTCACCATGCCCCAGAACAGCTCGGTCGGCGCCGCGTACACCCCGCGGCGGTCCTCGTCGGAGTCCGGCCCGGCCAGCCCGTAGGCCTGCGAACCGATCACCGCGGACAGGATCGTGTGCTCCCGCACCAGGTCCAGGACGATCACAGCCGCGGGTCCACCGGCTCGGACTCCAGCGCCAGCACCGCGAACA
Proteins encoded in this region:
- a CDS encoding CPBP family intramembrane glutamic endopeptidase — encoded protein: MRIFVGLGWALFALGLGWLLGNGYLDVRVAGNGTISIPVLGSLVAAVVALVLTRWVPPRLPEGFPGEVAAQPRVGRQAAFLTGIALLFPALLWAVPGLGRDVGYLGLKLLLFFALPLVVLACTGGIRLPTIRPTGRWRWLGPAVVGVVFLAVLQGWPWTPSQPGIVGDPVELLVGVVLVFLTASVGEELFYRYLLQTRLEARLGRWPGILASSLLFPLMHLPTRLLVFDLATGVAAVVVVQGTFGLVMGYLWSRYRNFWALVAVHAGVNHLSLLWLM
- the greA gene encoding transcription elongation factor GreA, translating into MAETVTWLTQDAFGRLKNELDELIANRPVIAAEINARREEGDLRENGGYHAAREEQGKQEARIRQLQELLRTAKVGEAPTQSGVAQPGMVVTIRYDGDDDTETFLLATREEGSHGDLEVYSPHSPLGAALMDAKVGESREYATPNGSTMKVTLLKAEPYKVA
- a CDS encoding DUF4307 domain-containing protein → MGERPLPEGRYGRSSDRRTPPWVRLALLVTAVAVGGVLAVVGYQNLGTTPIEGKQTAYRVLDNTSVEISFQVARQTPERAAVCIVRARSEDGDEVGRREVLVTPSRDTVVETTVVRTSRLAVTGVVFGCSYQVPEYLSSTARPSG
- the mca gene encoding mycothiol conjugate amidase Mca, with amino-acid sequence MAEKLRLMTVHAHPDDESSKGAATTAKLVADGHEVMVVTCTGGERGSILNPAMDRPEVVENLAKVRHEEMARAAEILKVQHRWLPYVDSGLPEGDPLPPLPEGCFALVPLEESTAELVKVVREFRPHVIVTYDENGGYPHPDHIRCHEVSVAAFEAAGDPDRFPEAGEPWQPLKLYYSHGFSRAKLMAFNEAMEARGLESPYVEWLKNWPADRPDVMERVTTQVECGEYFEIRDEALKAHATQIDPTSRWFAVPLDLQREVWPTEEYELARSLVDTTLPEDDLFAGVLTQVRT
- a CDS encoding nucleotidyltransferase domain-containing protein; its protein translation is MNLDYALLAAIVAEAERPVVFATVSGAHLYGFPSKDSDVDLRGVHVLAASELTGLRYGPETVERMWEHEGTELDLVTHDIAKFARLLLRPNGYVAEQLLSPLVVHSTELHQQLVGLAPKFLTSQHANHYRGFAKNQWRLFERNGELKPLLYTFRALLTGMHLMRTGQVLAHLPSLLAAQGGPAYLPELIAAKVEGEHRPLADVPGAPSEEALAEDVLDGLERLDLAEQASSLPTEPTAHDELHALVVASRPS
- a CDS encoding nucleotidyltransferase domain-containing protein, coding for MIVLDLVREHTILSAVIGSQAYGLAGPDSDEDRRGVYAAPTELFWGMVKPPDSVEGPQPERLSWEVEHFCLLALKANPTVLELLVTPLVEECTDAGRELRELLPAFLSQRAVKSFRRATEQQLTRAAAALAEGGELKWKQVMHSLRLLLVGEHLVRTGELVVDARAHREELLSVKAGERDWDTVRTRAVGLFADIELAEADSPLAPMPDRAAVERWLVSVRRRSVEGKLT